A single Pseudomonas sp. DC1.2 DNA region contains:
- a CDS encoding Pr6Pr family membrane protein produces MAPGSAARRRWVAMSAVLGWAALSIQMYLIIDSRWNLGASLLGGLVSFFSYFTVLTNTLVAVVLTCELTTRDSASRRWFLQPWVSSAIAVSIAVVGLAYSLLLRHLWHPQGWQFVADELLHDVMPLLFLAYWWLCVPKGTLRLRHIALWVIYPLVYFAYALLRGHLLSAYAYPFIDVGTLGYPQVFVNAAGILAGFMLIALLVVGLDRHLARR; encoded by the coding sequence ATGGCGCCGGGGTCTGCCGCGAGGCGTCGGTGGGTTGCCATGAGTGCGGTACTCGGTTGGGCGGCGCTGAGCATTCAGATGTACCTGATCATCGACTCACGCTGGAACCTGGGGGCCAGTCTGCTCGGTGGGCTGGTGAGTTTTTTCAGTTATTTCACGGTGCTGACCAACACGTTGGTCGCGGTGGTGCTGACCTGTGAGCTGACCACTCGAGATTCGGCGTCGCGACGCTGGTTTTTGCAGCCGTGGGTGAGTAGCGCGATTGCCGTCAGCATCGCTGTGGTTGGCCTGGCCTACAGCCTGTTATTGCGCCATCTGTGGCATCCACAAGGCTGGCAATTTGTGGCCGATGAACTGCTGCATGACGTGATGCCGCTGCTGTTCCTGGCGTATTGGTGGCTGTGTGTGCCCAAAGGCACGTTGCGTCTACGCCACATTGCGTTGTGGGTGATTTATCCGCTGGTGTACTTCGCGTATGCGCTGCTGCGCGGGCACTTGTTGAGTGCTTATGCCTATCCGTTCATTGACGTCGGTACGCTCGGTTATCCACAGGTGTTCGTCAATGCCGCGGGGATATTGGCGGGTTTTATGCTGATTGCGTTGCTGGTGGTGGGGCTTGATCGGCACCTGGCTCGCAGGTAA
- a CDS encoding PadR family transcriptional regulator — protein MRDHHSHREHSDGRDGFEKRPGRERGGRGPRVFAPGDLKLLLLALIAEQPCHGYDLIRQIEGMFDGAYSPSPGVIYPTLTFLEESEMILGDAEGGKKRYGVTDAGRQSLIDQAIALEGVRMRIDVSKRSLRGHDRPAEIHEAVHNLRHALQLHHGRWNPQEILRVSTLLNDTAKAIVDGPAVEFVQENAE, from the coding sequence ATGAGAGACCATCATTCCCATCGAGAACACAGCGACGGCCGCGACGGCTTCGAGAAGCGACCCGGACGCGAGCGCGGCGGTCGCGGCCCACGCGTCTTCGCCCCTGGCGATCTGAAACTGCTGCTGCTCGCCCTGATCGCCGAACAGCCCTGCCACGGCTACGACCTGATCCGCCAGATCGAAGGCATGTTTGACGGTGCCTATAGCCCGAGCCCTGGTGTGATCTACCCGACCCTGACGTTTCTGGAAGAAAGCGAAATGATTCTGGGTGACGCCGAGGGCGGCAAGAAACGCTACGGCGTAACCGATGCCGGTCGGCAATCCCTGATCGACCAGGCCATCGCCCTGGAAGGCGTGCGCATGCGGATCGACGTCAGCAAACGCTCCTTGCGCGGCCATGATCGTCCCGCCGAAATCCACGAAGCGGTACACAACCTGCGCCATGCCTTGCAATTGCACCACGGACGCTGGAATCCGCAGGAAATCCTGCGCGTCAGCACCCTGCTCAACGACACCGCCAAAGCCATCGTCGACGGTCCTGCCGTTGAATTTGTCCAGGAGAACGCCGAATGA
- a CDS encoding glucose/quinate/shikimate family membrane-bound PQQ-dependent dehydrogenase, with amino-acid sequence MSTDGALSRSRLLPSLLGILLLLMGLAMLAGGIKLSMLGGSLYYLLAGIGFALTGVLLIAARRAALGLYALVLFASTVWALWEVGLDWWQLVPRLALWFALGVVLLLPWFRRPLLREGAAPLGTAALSVAVLLSGAAAVGSQFTHPGEVFGELGRDTTDLTSTAPAMPDGDWQSYGRTEFGDRYSPLKQITPANVGKLQEAWRIRTGDLPTADDPVELTNENTPLKVNGMLYACTAHSKVLALDPDTGKEIWRFDPQIKSPVGFKGFAHMTCRGVSYYDENDYAKSANASAAVISDAGKAVAQACPRRLYLPTADARLIAINADTGKVCEGFGNKGTIDLTQGIGPFTAGGYYATSPAAITRDLVIMGGHVTDNESTNEPSGVIRAFDVHDGHLVWNWDSGNPEATEPLAPGKTYTRNSPNMWSLASVDEKLGMVYLPLGNQMPDQWGGDRMPGAEKFSAGLVALDLATGKVRWNYQFTHHDLWDMDVGSQPTLLDLKTADGVKPALIAPTKQGSLYVLDRRDGTPIVPIREIPVPQGAVAGDHTAPTQARSDLNLLAPELTEKAMWGASPFDQMLCRIQFKELRYEGQYTPPSLQGSLIYPGNVGVFNWGSVSVDPVRQLLFTSPNYMAFVSKMIPRAEVAADSKRESETAGIQPNTGAPFAVTMHPFMSPFGVPCQAPAWGYVTGIDLTTNKVVWKRKNGTSRDSSPLPIGLPLGVPSMGGSMVTAGGVGFLSGTLDQYLRAYDVNSGKELWKSRLPAGGQATPMTYTGKDGKQYVLLVVGGHGSLGTKMGDYVIAYTLSK; translated from the coding sequence ATGAGCACTGATGGTGCTTTGAGTCGAAGCCGTCTGCTACCGAGCCTGCTCGGTATCCTGCTTCTGCTAATGGGCCTGGCCATGCTGGCCGGGGGGATCAAGCTGAGCATGCTCGGCGGCTCGCTGTATTACCTGCTGGCCGGTATCGGCTTTGCACTGACCGGCGTGCTGCTGATTGCCGCTCGCCGCGCAGCACTGGGCCTGTATGCACTGGTGTTGTTTGCCAGTACCGTTTGGGCGCTGTGGGAAGTCGGTCTCGACTGGTGGCAACTGGTGCCGCGTCTTGCGCTGTGGTTTGCGCTGGGTGTGGTCTTGCTGTTGCCGTGGTTCCGCCGACCGTTGCTGCGCGAAGGCGCCGCACCGCTGGGCACCGCGGCGCTGAGCGTCGCTGTGCTTCTGTCTGGCGCCGCCGCGGTGGGCAGTCAATTCACGCATCCGGGTGAAGTCTTCGGCGAACTGGGCCGCGACACAACGGACCTGACCAGCACCGCCCCAGCGATGCCCGATGGCGACTGGCAGTCTTATGGCCGTACCGAGTTCGGTGATCGCTACTCGCCGCTGAAGCAAATCACCCCGGCCAACGTCGGCAAGTTGCAGGAAGCCTGGCGTATCCGCACTGGCGACCTGCCGACGGCTGATGACCCGGTGGAACTGACCAACGAAAACACCCCGCTGAAGGTCAACGGCATGCTCTATGCCTGCACCGCCCACAGCAAGGTGCTGGCACTGGACCCGGACACTGGCAAGGAAATCTGGCGCTTCGACCCGCAGATCAAGAGCCCGGTGGGCTTCAAGGGTTTCGCCCACATGACCTGCCGTGGCGTCTCTTACTACGACGAGAACGACTACGCCAAGTCGGCTAACGCCTCGGCCGCCGTCATTTCCGACGCTGGCAAAGCCGTTGCTCAAGCCTGCCCGCGTCGTCTATACCTGCCGACCGCCGATGCGCGTCTGATCGCGATCAACGCCGACACCGGCAAGGTCTGCGAAGGCTTTGGCAATAAAGGCACCATTGACCTGACCCAGGGCATCGGTCCGTTCACCGCCGGTGGTTACTACGCCACCTCCCCGGCCGCGATTACCCGTGATCTGGTGATCATGGGCGGTCACGTCACCGATAACGAATCGACCAATGAGCCTTCGGGCGTGATCCGTGCGTTCGATGTGCATGACGGTCACCTGGTCTGGAACTGGGACAGCGGCAATCCGGAGGCGACCGAGCCTTTGGCGCCGGGCAAAACCTATACCCGCAACTCGCCGAACATGTGGTCGCTGGCCAGCGTCGACGAAAAACTGGGTATGGTCTACCTGCCGCTGGGCAATCAAATGCCTGACCAGTGGGGCGGCGACCGTATGCCAGGCGCCGAGAAATTCAGCGCCGGCCTGGTGGCTCTGGACCTGGCCACCGGCAAGGTGCGCTGGAACTATCAGTTCACCCACCACGATCTGTGGGACATGGACGTCGGCAGCCAACCGACCCTGCTGGACCTGAAGACCGCTGATGGCGTCAAGCCGGCGCTGATCGCACCGACCAAACAGGGCAGCCTGTACGTGCTCGACCGTCGCGATGGCACACCGATTGTGCCGATACGCGAGATTCCAGTGCCGCAAGGCGCAGTGGCAGGCGACCACACCGCACCGACCCAGGCGCGCTCGGACCTGAACCTGCTGGCCCCGGAACTGACCGAAAAAGCCATGTGGGGCGCCAGCCCGTTCGACCAGATGCTGTGCCGCATCCAGTTCAAGGAACTGCGCTACGAAGGTCAGTACACCCCGCCGTCGTTGCAGGGCAGCCTGATCTATCCGGGTAACGTCGGTGTGTTCAACTGGGGCAGCGTGTCGGTCGATCCGGTTCGCCAACTGCTGTTCACCAGCCCGAACTACATGGCGTTCGTGTCGAAAATGATCCCACGCGCCGAAGTCGCGGCTGACAGCAAGCGCGAAAGCGAAACCGCTGGCATCCAGCCAAACACCGGCGCGCCGTTTGCCGTGACCATGCACCCGTTCATGTCGCCATTCGGCGTACCGTGCCAGGCACCAGCCTGGGGCTATGTCACCGGCATCGACCTGACCACCAATAAAGTGGTGTGGAAACGCAAAAACGGCACCAGCCGCGACAGCTCGCCACTGCCGATCGGTCTGCCGCTCGGCGTGCCAAGCATGGGCGGTTCGATGGTCACTGCGGGCGGCGTCGGCTTCCTCAGCGGCACTCTCGACCAGTACCTGCGCGCCTATGACGTCAATAGCGGCAAGGAACTGTGGAAGTCGCGCCTGCCGGCCGGCGGCCAAGCCACACCGATGACCTACACCGGCAAGGACGGCAAACAGTACGTCCTGCTCGTCGTCGGCGGCCACGGCTCGCTGGGCACCAAAATGGGCGACTATGTGATCGCTTACACGCTGTCCAAGTAA
- a CDS encoding carbohydrate porin, translated as MHYSQTLRDSAVRPSVAHRKVLHLFGGLSALGLITCAHAAPAFDSDSPWMLGDWNGTRTELAQKGYDFKVDYTGEMGSNLHGGYDHDRTARYSDQFGLGTHLDLQKILGWDDAEFQLTVTERNGNNISNDRINDPRVGGFTSAQEVWGRGQTWRLTQMWYQQKFFDQRLDIKVGRFGEGEDFNSFPCDFQNLAFCGSQVGNWVGGIWYNWPVSQWAMRVKYHLTPQLYAQIGAYEQNPSNLDRGNGFKLSGSGTQGAVIPVELVWSPTLDGLPGEYRAGYYYSSAKATDVYKDSNGQPAALSGEAYRSASSKHGVWLGVQQQITRRASDNSRGLSVFANGTMHDKKTNAIDNYVQAGVVYKGLFDARAKDDIGFALARVHVNPAYRKNAEASNHARAVYDYDDPAFLPPQDTEYSAELYYGVHVTDWLTVRPNLQYIRHPGGVDNVDDALIGGIKITSSF; from the coding sequence ATGCACTATTCACAGACTTTGCGAGACAGCGCTGTCCGACCTTCTGTTGCCCACCGAAAAGTCCTTCACTTGTTCGGTGGCCTCAGCGCTTTGGGACTCATCACCTGCGCTCACGCAGCCCCAGCTTTCGATAGCGATTCGCCGTGGATGCTCGGCGACTGGAACGGCACCCGCACCGAACTTGCGCAAAAAGGCTACGACTTCAAAGTCGATTACACCGGCGAAATGGGGAGCAACCTCCACGGCGGCTACGACCACGACCGCACGGCGCGTTACAGCGATCAATTCGGCCTCGGCACGCATCTGGATTTGCAGAAAATCCTCGGCTGGGACGATGCCGAATTTCAATTGACCGTCACTGAACGCAACGGCAACAACATCAGCAACGACCGTATCAACGACCCACGAGTCGGCGGTTTCACCTCGGCCCAGGAAGTCTGGGGTCGTGGACAAACCTGGCGCCTGACGCAGATGTGGTACCAGCAGAAATTCTTCGATCAGCGGCTTGATATCAAAGTCGGCCGTTTCGGCGAAGGCGAAGATTTCAACAGCTTTCCTTGCGACTTCCAGAACCTGGCGTTCTGTGGCTCGCAGGTCGGCAACTGGGTCGGCGGCATCTGGTACAACTGGCCGGTCAGCCAGTGGGCGATGCGCGTTAAATATCACCTGACACCTCAGCTCTACGCGCAAATCGGCGCCTACGAGCAGAACCCCTCGAACCTTGATCGCGGCAACGGCTTCAAGCTCAGCGGCAGCGGCACCCAAGGCGCGGTCATTCCGGTTGAACTGGTGTGGTCGCCGACGCTCGATGGCCTGCCGGGCGAATACCGCGCCGGTTACTACTACAGCAGTGCCAAGGCCACCGACGTCTATAAGGACAGCAACGGCCAGCCTGCCGCCCTCAGCGGCGAAGCGTATCGCAGCGCATCAAGCAAGCACGGCGTTTGGCTCGGTGTTCAACAGCAGATCACCCGCCGCGCCAGCGACAATTCTCGCGGTTTGAGCGTGTTCGCCAACGGCACGATGCACGACAAGAAGACCAACGCCATCGACAACTACGTCCAGGCCGGCGTGGTCTACAAAGGCCTGTTCGATGCCCGCGCCAAAGATGACATTGGCTTCGCGCTCGCCCGCGTTCACGTCAACCCGGCTTATCGAAAAAACGCCGAGGCCAGCAACCACGCTCGTGCCGTTTATGACTACGACGACCCAGCCTTCTTGCCGCCGCAAGACACCGAATACAGCGCCGAACTCTATTACGGCGTGCATGTGACCGATTGGCTGACCGTGCGCCCGAACCTGCAATACATTCGCCACCCCGGTGGCGTGGACAACGTCGATGACGCACTGATTGGCGGGATCAAGATCACTTCATCGTTCTAA
- a CDS encoding siderophore-interacting protein produces the protein MTAVDTQTIHRVMHEIKRRRLEVLRVVDLTPRMRRITLGGPQLAGFISLGTDDHVKLLFPQNAAETAALETLVLGAGKDQGPMPAMRDYTPRRYDLNTLELDIDFVLHGEGPASTWAEQAEPGQLLHIGGPRGSMIVPDIFDSYLLIGDETALPAIARRLEGLAANRRALVVVEVENEAEQQPLESPAQVTVIWVMREGGNDRLLTTVKQLKVPEGHLYAWVATETKVSRQIRRVLLEEHGLDDQFVKAAGYWRLEGSDET, from the coding sequence ATGACTGCTGTCGATACCCAGACCATCCACCGTGTAATGCATGAGATCAAACGTCGTCGACTGGAAGTCCTGCGGGTAGTCGATTTGACCCCACGGATGCGCCGGATCACCTTGGGCGGACCGCAACTGGCGGGTTTCATCAGCCTGGGCACGGACGACCACGTCAAGCTGCTGTTCCCACAAAATGCAGCGGAAACGGCGGCACTGGAAACCCTGGTGCTGGGTGCCGGCAAAGACCAGGGACCGATGCCAGCCATGCGCGACTACACTCCGCGCCGCTACGACCTGAACACCTTGGAGCTGGACATCGATTTCGTTCTGCACGGCGAAGGTCCTGCCTCGACGTGGGCCGAACAGGCCGAGCCCGGACAATTGCTGCACATCGGCGGTCCACGCGGTTCGATGATCGTGCCGGACATCTTCGACAGTTATTTGCTGATCGGCGACGAGACGGCCCTGCCTGCCATCGCTCGACGCCTGGAGGGCCTGGCGGCCAATCGGCGGGCGCTGGTGGTCGTCGAAGTGGAGAACGAAGCCGAGCAACAACCGCTCGAAAGCCCAGCGCAGGTCACGGTGATCTGGGTGATGCGCGAGGGGGGCAACGACCGCCTGCTGACCACCGTCAAACAATTAAAAGTGCCCGAGGGCCATCTGTACGCGTGGGTCGCAACCGAAACCAAAGTGTCGCGTCAGATACGCCGAGTGCTGCTGGAGGAACACGGCCTGGACGATCAGTTCGTCAAAGCCGCCGGCTACTGGCGGCTAGAGGGTAGCGACGAAACGTAA
- a CDS encoding CS1-pili formation C-terminal domain-containing protein: protein MFPMTPIAMGLALFTCAAALASPAEGSAVPTTLLAQAKGLPAEFEEHFFDVPLVVRVERDQQFLGEAMIVLSRDDRLTLLEFTDSRDSPLSATERDTWGAYLKPGVPLGACVGSCPLDMLAVHYNLENSLVSIVTESAERDSQPRSFYDQPDGGSTGLIVRNQLNLNGGQEQDLGGRYGLEASSSLGSWTQSVNLQLARLGGPDDQLYHAVHELYTQRELEGTFLRLGYFMPNSEGLSRQPRSFGASPDTAVGVMYGSSDSLAVNNPKPSVYPIYVTANRLGSVEIYRNGLLINTQPVPAGLQTLDTRPLPGGIYEVEVRLIEDGQITSTTQELVYKPNNWRNHDERWRYNLFAGREQKLLSNWDQQSEGDMTAGAAFNFLLHPRVILGVSGRQVRDSLQYGSSIDWTMANNASLFANVYQTQDYGTGVDLQGLYSYGQGSVVASHNRSWLDTRDTYETLPDGTRIRQRNVYTGQTSNTALSLNHRLNNRVSLNGRISHSEGNVEGVGLDLGWSQRGRLFGSDANWRFTVFDRPASSSSGDERNRGVDLSISLALGGPGEQFSGSIGSRTSREGGRDTNGSLSYRKDLQNHVLQNISATALGDTYGLGLSGTASFMTDTVLGDAFAQRSSYSGGITGGLNLDSTFAVGGQEMVMTSQYQGRGAGMIIDVESDVEGIDLRADDLSGASTALRPGRNFVPITAYKSGSVALDFEGNHVPAASIQPARMSYHLNKGGVAYRKVQVMKTMTVLGRLVDPQGRPLKGHHLINHASRGVSEADGFFSMEMNAGSPTLQVRRGDQLLCQFRLDTANARSENNVLMIGDLRCTPDTLADTTFKSESAG from the coding sequence ATGTTCCCGATGACGCCCATCGCGATGGGGCTTGCACTATTTACTTGTGCGGCTGCCCTGGCTTCGCCTGCTGAAGGTAGTGCAGTGCCTACGACATTGCTTGCGCAGGCCAAAGGTTTGCCGGCTGAATTCGAAGAGCACTTCTTCGACGTTCCGTTAGTTGTTCGGGTCGAGCGCGATCAACAGTTTCTGGGGGAGGCGATGATTGTTTTGTCGCGTGATGATCGTCTCACGCTGCTTGAATTTACCGACAGCCGTGACAGTCCGCTTTCTGCCACTGAGCGTGATACGTGGGGGGCCTACCTTAAACCCGGTGTACCGTTAGGTGCGTGTGTCGGAAGTTGCCCGCTTGATATGTTGGCGGTGCATTACAACCTTGAAAACTCGCTGGTCTCCATCGTCACTGAAAGTGCCGAAAGAGACAGTCAGCCCCGTTCTTTCTACGACCAGCCGGACGGTGGCAGCACCGGGCTGATTGTGCGTAATCAGTTAAACCTCAATGGCGGGCAGGAGCAGGATCTAGGCGGACGTTATGGCCTTGAGGCCAGTAGCAGCCTCGGCAGTTGGACCCAAAGCGTCAACCTGCAACTGGCCCGCCTCGGTGGCCCCGATGACCAGCTCTATCACGCCGTCCACGAACTCTATACCCAGCGTGAACTGGAGGGCACCTTCCTGCGCCTGGGCTATTTCATGCCCAACTCTGAAGGTCTGAGCCGTCAGCCCCGTTCGTTCGGCGCCAGCCCCGACACCGCGGTGGGTGTGATGTATGGCAGCTCTGACAGCCTCGCGGTGAACAATCCCAAGCCCAGCGTCTACCCGATTTACGTCACGGCGAATCGCCTGGGATCGGTTGAGATTTATCGCAATGGCCTGTTGATCAATACGCAGCCGGTGCCGGCCGGGTTACAGACCCTCGACACCCGGCCCTTGCCCGGTGGCATTTATGAGGTCGAGGTGCGCCTGATCGAAGACGGCCAGATCACCTCGACCACTCAGGAACTGGTCTACAAACCTAACAACTGGCGCAACCACGACGAACGCTGGCGCTACAACCTGTTTGCCGGTCGCGAGCAAAAACTGCTGAGCAATTGGGATCAACAGTCCGAGGGCGATATGACCGCCGGCGCTGCGTTCAACTTTTTGTTGCACCCACGGGTAATTCTTGGCGTCTCGGGGCGTCAGGTTCGCGATTCGTTGCAGTACGGCAGCTCGATCGACTGGACGATGGCCAACAACGCGAGCCTTTTCGCTAACGTCTACCAGACCCAGGATTACGGCACCGGCGTCGACCTTCAAGGGTTGTACAGCTACGGCCAGGGCAGCGTGGTCGCCAGTCACAATCGCAGTTGGCTCGACACCCGCGACACCTACGAAACCCTGCCGGATGGCACGCGTATTCGTCAGCGCAATGTGTACACCGGCCAAACCAGCAATACCGCGCTGTCGCTGAACCATCGTCTGAACAACCGCGTCTCGCTCAACGGGCGAATCTCCCACAGTGAGGGCAACGTTGAAGGTGTCGGCCTGGACTTGGGCTGGAGTCAGCGTGGCAGGTTGTTTGGCAGCGATGCCAATTGGCGCTTTACGGTGTTTGATCGCCCCGCCAGCTCCAGCAGCGGCGATGAACGCAACCGTGGTGTGGACCTCAGTATCAGCCTGGCACTCGGCGGCCCAGGAGAGCAGTTTTCCGGGAGCATCGGCTCGCGGACTTCGCGCGAGGGTGGCCGCGACACCAACGGTTCGCTGAGTTATCGCAAGGACTTGCAAAACCATGTCCTGCAAAACATCTCGGCGACGGCGCTTGGCGATACCTATGGCTTGGGCCTTTCGGGGACTGCGAGTTTCATGACCGACACGGTGCTGGGGGATGCCTTCGCCCAGCGCTCGTCCTACAGCGGCGGCATCACCGGTGGCCTGAACCTGGACAGCACCTTCGCCGTCGGCGGGCAGGAAATGGTCATGACCAGTCAGTATCAAGGGCGCGGTGCCGGGATGATCATTGATGTTGAATCCGATGTGGAGGGCATTGATCTGCGCGCCGACGACCTCAGTGGCGCCAGCACGGCCCTGCGCCCTGGGCGCAATTTCGTACCGATCACGGCCTATAAAAGCGGCTCCGTGGCTTTGGACTTTGAAGGCAACCATGTGCCGGCCGCCAGCATCCAGCCAGCCCGCATGAGCTATCACCTGAACAAGGGTGGCGTGGCCTACCGCAAGGTGCAGGTGATGAAAACCATGACCGTGCTGGGGCGCCTGGTCGATCCGCAGGGGCGGCCGCTCAAGGGCCATCACCTCATCAACCACGCCAGCCGAGGGGTGAGTGAGGCAGACGGGTTCTTCTCGATGGAAATGAATGCCGGTTCTCCGACCCTGCAAGTGCGGCGTGGCGACCAGTTGCTGTGCCAGTTCCGCCTCGACACGGCCAACGCTCGCAGTGAAAACAATGTGCTGATGATCGGTGACCTGCGTTGCACACCCGATACGTTGGCCGATACCACCTTTAAATCCGAATCGGCAGGTTGA
- a CDS encoding CS1 type fimbrial major subunit, translated as MFKKIAMAAPLTVLMFGSIAVQAKDDASSTINITADIPTKQFHAQPRDPNFGKDETMSFNTVTGELSTLRATYDLKNTDGSIEAYLDGDVALYSGSSSIPLTISLNGVTLGTTPVEVAADAPSTPGMQADLVITAAKPADGQSGLFTAKPVVMFDAVPR; from the coding sequence ATGTTCAAAAAAATTGCAATGGCTGCCCCTCTGACTGTTCTGATGTTCGGCTCGATAGCTGTACAGGCCAAGGATGATGCCAGCAGCACCATCAACATCACGGCTGACATTCCGACCAAGCAGTTCCATGCCCAGCCACGGGATCCGAACTTCGGTAAGGATGAAACCATGAGTTTCAACACCGTCACCGGCGAGTTGAGCACTCTGCGTGCAACCTATGACCTGAAAAACACCGATGGTTCGATCGAAGCCTACCTTGACGGTGATGTGGCGTTGTACAGCGGCTCCAGCTCAATTCCACTGACCATTTCGCTGAACGGCGTCACTTTGGGTACAACCCCGGTGGAAGTGGCAGCAGACGCTCCATCTACCCCTGGGATGCAAGCTGATCTGGTGATCACCGCGGCCAAACCCGCAGACGGGCAATCCGGTCTGTTCACCGCTAAACCGGTGGTGATGTTTGATGCTGTGCCGCGCTAA
- a CDS encoding VF530 family protein has product MTEQNNNPLHGVTLEHILNALVEHYEWSGLAERVDIRCFKSDPSIKSSLTFLRKTPWAREKVEGLYVKLMRTKRPV; this is encoded by the coding sequence ATGACCGAACAGAACAACAACCCGCTGCACGGCGTGACCCTGGAACACATCCTCAACGCCTTGGTTGAACATTACGAATGGTCGGGTCTGGCTGAACGCGTCGACATTCGCTGCTTCAAGAGCGATCCGAGCATCAAATCGAGTCTGACGTTTCTGCGTAAAACCCCATGGGCGCGGGAGAAAGTCGAAGGGCTTTACGTCAAGCTGATGCGCACCAAGCGCCCCGTCTGA